In a single window of the Streptomyces cinnabarinus genome:
- a CDS encoding IclR family transcriptional regulator: MATADTALSETHAARASARAPYPGTGTCVRPPTQPTPQDPAHPSGGANNATLIGSVQRAMRLLESVAEHEHGAPAKQLARENGLALPTAYHLLRTLVHEGYLRRDKGLFFLGEAAERLSSSGAQEKRRSTVADALAHWRDAIGVPVYYAVYREGEIEVMCVSDTPGNPAVEEWADFRETGHAHAIGQCLLAQVDEATRRDHLERYPVQPVTPYTVGDGRSLLRRLDRMQRMELVTERQEYALGTVCAAVPITVGTTAATMAISLPSHQADRLLAAARQLETEIGRHLGSLAISISI, encoded by the coding sequence TTGGCCACGGCTGACACCGCCCTCTCCGAAACCCACGCAGCCCGAGCGTCCGCCCGGGCCCCCTACCCCGGTACCGGGACCTGCGTCCGGCCCCCGACACAGCCGACACCGCAGGACCCCGCGCACCCCTCCGGCGGCGCGAACAACGCGACCCTCATCGGATCCGTGCAGCGCGCCATGCGCCTGCTGGAATCCGTCGCCGAGCACGAACACGGCGCCCCCGCCAAGCAACTGGCCCGGGAGAACGGCCTCGCGCTGCCCACCGCGTACCACCTGCTGCGCACCCTCGTCCACGAGGGCTATCTACGGCGCGACAAAGGGCTGTTCTTCCTCGGCGAGGCGGCCGAACGGCTGAGCAGCAGCGGAGCGCAGGAGAAACGTCGCAGCACGGTCGCTGACGCGCTGGCGCACTGGCGGGACGCCATCGGGGTCCCCGTGTACTACGCGGTGTACCGCGAGGGCGAGATCGAGGTCATGTGCGTCTCCGACACCCCCGGCAACCCGGCGGTGGAGGAGTGGGCCGACTTCCGGGAGACCGGGCACGCGCACGCCATCGGGCAGTGTCTGCTGGCTCAGGTGGACGAGGCCACGCGCCGTGACCACCTGGAGCGCTATCCGGTGCAGCCCGTCACCCCGTACACCGTGGGTGACGGCCGCAGCCTGCTCCGGCGGCTGGACCGGATGCAGCGCATGGAGCTGGTGACCGAGCGTCAGGAGTACGCGCTGGGCACGGTGTGCGCGGCCGTCCCCATCACCGTGGGCACCACCGCGGCGACGATGGCCATCTCCCTGCCGTCCCATCAGGCCGACCGGCTGCTGGCCGCGGCACGGCAGTTGGAGACCGAGATCGGGCGACATCTCGGGTCACTGGCGATCTCTATCAGCATCTGA
- a CDS encoding phage holin family protein produces MKNFVVKTIANAGALAVAVWLLDKITLTGDSTGKKVGTLLLVALIFGLVNVLVKPIVSLLSLPLLILTLGLFTLVVNALMLLLTSWLADKFDLSFHVDGFWTAVLGALIISIVSWALNVVLPDGD; encoded by the coding sequence ATGAAGAATTTTGTAGTCAAGACGATCGCCAACGCGGGCGCCCTGGCGGTCGCCGTGTGGCTGCTGGACAAGATCACCCTGACCGGTGACAGCACGGGCAAGAAGGTCGGCACGCTGCTGCTGGTCGCGCTGATCTTCGGCCTGGTCAATGTCCTGGTGAAGCCGATCGTGAGCCTGCTGAGCCTGCCGCTGCTCATCCTCACGCTCGGCCTGTTCACCCTGGTCGTGAACGCGCTGATGCTGTTGCTGACCTCATGGCTCGCCGACAAGTTCGACCTGAGCTTCCATGTCGACGGCTTCTGGACCGCGGTGCTCGGCGCCCTGATCATCTCGATCGTCTCCTGGGCGCTCAACGTCGTCCTGCCCGACGGGGACTGA
- a CDS encoding cystathionine gamma-lyase: MSGAARPPAALGEGTRAVRAGLPEPVKHEPTLPGPMFAAHFHLPGDPVGPYTYGRDENPTWTHLERAVGELEAPGEDGVETLVFASGMAAISSVLFSQLRTGDTAVLPSDGYQALPLVREQLEAYGVQVRTAPTGGDAQLDVLDGARLLWIETPSNPGLDVCDIGRLVEAAHARGALVAVDNTLATPLGQRPLELGADFSVASGTKQLTGHGDLLLGYVCGRGGAPMAAVRRWRKIVGAIPGPMEAWLAHRSLATLQLRVDRQNATALAVAEALRDWPEGLGVRYPGLPSDPSHATAARQMRRHGCVVSFTLPTRERAERFLGALRLVDDATSFGGVRSTAERRGRWGGDAVPEGFVRLSVGAEDPEDLVADVLRALEESAGLTAFG, from the coding sequence ATGAGCGGGGCGGCCCGGCCTCCGGCGGCCCTGGGGGAGGGCACGCGCGCTGTGCGGGCCGGGCTGCCCGAGCCGGTCAAGCATGAACCGACCCTGCCCGGACCGATGTTCGCGGCTCACTTCCATCTGCCGGGCGACCCGGTCGGCCCATACACCTACGGCCGCGACGAGAACCCGACCTGGACCCATCTGGAGCGGGCCGTGGGCGAGTTGGAGGCCCCGGGCGAGGATGGCGTCGAGACGCTCGTCTTCGCCTCGGGCATGGCCGCCATCTCCTCGGTCCTCTTCTCCCAACTGCGCACCGGGGACACGGCCGTCCTGCCCAGCGACGGCTACCAGGCACTGCCCCTGGTACGCGAGCAGCTGGAGGCGTACGGCGTCCAGGTGCGGACCGCGCCGACCGGCGGCGACGCCCAGCTCGACGTCCTCGACGGCGCCCGGCTGCTGTGGATCGAGACGCCCTCCAACCCCGGTCTGGACGTCTGCGACATCGGGCGGCTGGTCGAGGCGGCGCACGCGCGGGGCGCCCTCGTGGCCGTCGACAACACGCTCGCCACACCGCTCGGGCAGCGCCCGCTGGAACTCGGCGCGGACTTCTCCGTGGCGAGCGGCACCAAGCAGCTCACCGGGCACGGCGACCTCCTGCTCGGCTACGTCTGCGGCCGCGGCGGAGCGCCGATGGCCGCCGTACGCCGCTGGCGCAAGATCGTCGGCGCGATTCCCGGTCCCATGGAGGCGTGGCTCGCGCATCGCTCCCTCGCCACGCTCCAGTTGCGGGTGGACCGGCAGAACGCCACCGCTCTCGCGGTCGCCGAGGCGCTGCGGGACTGGCCGGAGGGGCTCGGGGTGCGCTACCCGGGCCTGCCCTCCGACCCCTCTCACGCGACCGCCGCACGGCAGATGCGCCGCCACGGGTGCGTGGTCTCCTTCACCCTCCCCACCCGCGAGCGGGCCGAGCGCTTTCTCGGTGCGCTGCGGCTGGTGGACGACGCGACCAGCTTCGGCGGGGTGCGCTCCACGGCGGAGCGGCGCGGACGCTGGGGCGGGGACGCGGTACCGGAGGGCTTCGTGCGGCTCTCCGTGGGTGCCGAGGACCCCGAGGACCTGGTGGCCGATGTGCTGCGTGCGCTGGAGGAGTCGGCGGGGCTGACCGCCTTCGGATGA
- a CDS encoding metallophosphoesterase yields MTQGAGQGPEVERTATLRDFRVPAYVHETGPYAQRSHPDAGGGTPPRAHGAHPGDVAPPAEESYPEGYTPTRRDLPVINRRGDTLQVPLAPMPAPTAPQNGGPGPLFVVGDVHGYLDELMAALREKGLIDAAGNWCAGTARLWFLGDFTDRGPDGIGVIDLVMRLSAEAAAAGGYCKALMGNHELLLIGAKRFSDTPVNSGAGTATFQAAWLLNGGQKTDMDRLQDHHLQWMARLDAMEEVEGHLLVHSDTTAYLDYGRSIDQVNDTVRETLIRNDADECWDLFRKFTKRFSFRDEGGSDAVRSLLDTYGGTRIVHGHSPIPYLLGEVGSEEGEDSGGPVVEGPHVYADGLAIAMDGGVTMAGKLLVQQLPLDN; encoded by the coding sequence ATGACTCAGGGGGCCGGTCAGGGACCCGAGGTGGAGCGGACGGCGACGTTGCGCGACTTCCGGGTACCCGCGTATGTCCACGAGACCGGTCCGTACGCCCAGCGCTCGCATCCGGACGCCGGCGGCGGCACGCCCCCGCGGGCTCACGGCGCCCACCCGGGCGATGTCGCGCCGCCGGCGGAGGAGAGCTACCCGGAGGGGTACACCCCCACCCGGCGCGATCTGCCCGTCATCAACCGCCGCGGTGACACGCTCCAGGTACCCCTCGCGCCGATGCCCGCGCCGACCGCGCCGCAGAACGGCGGTCCGGGACCGCTGTTCGTCGTCGGCGACGTCCACGGCTACCTCGACGAACTGATGGCCGCGCTGCGGGAGAAGGGCCTGATCGACGCCGCGGGCAACTGGTGTGCGGGCACCGCCCGGCTGTGGTTCCTCGGCGACTTCACCGACCGCGGCCCCGACGGCATCGGCGTCATCGATCTCGTGATGCGGCTGTCCGCCGAGGCCGCCGCGGCCGGCGGCTACTGCAAGGCCCTGATGGGCAATCACGAGCTGCTGCTGATCGGCGCCAAGCGGTTCTCCGACACCCCCGTCAACTCCGGCGCGGGCACCGCCACCTTCCAGGCGGCCTGGCTGCTCAACGGCGGCCAGAAGACCGACATGGACCGCCTCCAGGACCACCACCTCCAGTGGATGGCCCGGCTGGACGCCATGGAGGAGGTCGAGGGGCATCTGCTCGTCCACTCCGACACCACCGCCTACCTCGACTACGGCCGCTCCATCGACCAGGTCAACGACACCGTCCGCGAGACCCTCATCCGCAATGACGCGGACGAGTGCTGGGACCTGTTCCGCAAGTTCACCAAGCGCTTCTCCTTCCGCGACGAGGGCGGCTCCGACGCCGTACGCTCCCTGCTCGATACGTACGGCGGCACCCGCATCGTTCACGGCCACAGCCCGATTCCCTATCTGCTGGGCGAGGTCGGCTCCGAGGAGGGCGAGGACAGCGGCGGCCCGGTCGTCGAGGGACCGCATGTCTACGCCGACGGTCTGGCCATCGCGATGGACGGCGGAGTGACCATGGCCGGAAAGCTGCTGGTCCAGCAACTTCCACTGGATAACTGA
- a CDS encoding SsgA family sporulation/cell division regulator, whose protein sequence is MRESVQAEVMMSFLVSEELSFRIPVELRYETCDPYAVRLTFHLPGDAPVTWAFGRELLIDGVGRPCGEGDVRVSPADPEALGDVLIRLQVGGDHALFRSSSAPLIAFLDRTDKLVPLGQEGVLSDFDASLDEALDRILAEEQSAG, encoded by the coding sequence ATGCGCGAGTCCGTACAGGCAGAGGTCATGATGAGCTTTCTCGTCTCTGAGGAGCTCTCCTTCCGCATTCCGGTGGAGTTGCGGTACGAGACCTGTGATCCCTATGCCGTGCGGCTGACCTTTCATCTGCCCGGGGACGCGCCGGTGACCTGGGCGTTCGGGCGCGAGCTGCTGATCGACGGGGTGGGGCGGCCGTGCGGTGAGGGCGATGTGCGGGTCTCCCCGGCCGATCCCGAGGCCCTCGGCGATGTGCTGATCCGGCTTCAGGTCGGCGGCGATCACGCGCTGTTCCGGTCCTCCTCGGCGCCGCTGATCGCCTTCCTCGACCGCACCGACAAGCTGGTGCCGTTGGGCCAGGAGGGTGTTCTGTCCGACTTCGACGCCAGCCTCGACGAGGCTCTGGACCGCATCCTGGCGGAGGAGCAGAGCGCGGGCTGA
- a CDS encoding winged helix-turn-helix transcriptional regulator, with amino-acid sequence MGHVASEHTGDVGHQTESHASWDPELVPGPCGRTRRPEPGCPVEVALAAVSGRWATLVLRELMGGPRGFTELRGLLPEVSAKVLSERLRALEERGLVAVERRRGFPVRTEYTLTGAGLALRPLLVQLYATGEALQRLTGALPAERDQSAH; translated from the coding sequence ATGGGTCATGTGGCCAGCGAACACACCGGCGATGTAGGTCACCAAACGGAAAGCCACGCGTCCTGGGACCCCGAGCTGGTTCCCGGTCCGTGTGGCCGTACTCGGCGTCCCGAGCCCGGCTGTCCCGTCGAGGTCGCGCTCGCGGCGGTCTCGGGCCGCTGGGCGACTCTGGTGCTGCGTGAGCTGATGGGCGGCCCGCGGGGCTTCACGGAACTGCGGGGCCTGCTCCCGGAGGTGTCCGCCAAGGTGCTCAGCGAGCGCCTGCGGGCGCTGGAGGAGCGCGGGCTGGTGGCCGTGGAGCGCCGCCGGGGATTCCCCGTACGGACGGAATACACGCTGACCGGGGCGGGGCTCGCGCTGCGACCGCTGCTCGTGCAGCTCTACGCCACGGGGGAGGCGCTCCAGCGACTCACCGGAGCCCTTCCGGCGGAACGGGATCAGTCGGCACACTGA
- a CDS encoding YibE/F family protein: MTSTHEPPGHSSGGHSHSHAHGPAAPVSQHLRKVIAAVLIPFAAAVVVGLVVLWPGGAPSHERTGVGFDRQTQHATVTEVESVSCASVNASGVPPTGDTSTAEGSSAKQQADDTCDKATIRVDTGKDKGRTFTEIVQPDQSRQLHEGQEVIVAYEPSAPKDLQYAVTDVNRRVPMAVLAGIFALAVVLVGRLRGLMALIALAISFLVLTLFILPAILQGSNPLVVAVVGSSAIMLIALYMCHGLSARTSVAVLGTLISLLLIGILGSVFIDWAALTGNTDDNTGLIHGLYPEIDMSGLLLAGIIIGSLGVLDDVTVTQTSAVWELHEANPTMGWRGLYRAAIRIGRDHIASVVNTLVLAYAGAALPLLLLFTIAESSVGTVANSELVAEEIVRTLVGSIGLVASVPLTTALAALVVSADRSERQLAEAGGRPAMAGGPSAPGRGGRGRRRKR; this comes from the coding sequence GTGACCTCGACGCATGAACCCCCCGGCCATTCCTCCGGCGGCCATTCCCACAGCCACGCCCACGGTCCGGCGGCCCCGGTCTCCCAGCATCTGCGCAAGGTGATCGCCGCTGTCCTCATCCCGTTCGCCGCGGCGGTGGTCGTCGGGCTCGTGGTGCTGTGGCCGGGCGGTGCGCCCTCGCACGAGCGCACGGGGGTCGGCTTCGACCGGCAGACCCAGCACGCGACGGTCACCGAGGTGGAGAGCGTCAGCTGCGCCTCGGTCAACGCCTCCGGGGTCCCGCCGACCGGCGACACCTCCACCGCCGAGGGCTCCTCGGCGAAGCAACAGGCCGACGACACCTGCGACAAGGCGACGATCCGGGTCGACACCGGCAAGGACAAGGGCCGTACCTTCACCGAGATCGTGCAGCCGGACCAGTCCCGGCAACTGCACGAGGGCCAGGAGGTCATCGTCGCGTACGAGCCCTCGGCCCCCAAGGACCTTCAGTACGCGGTCACCGACGTCAACCGCCGGGTCCCGATGGCCGTGCTCGCCGGTATCTTCGCGCTCGCCGTGGTGCTGGTGGGGCGGCTGCGCGGGCTCATGGCACTGATCGCGCTGGCCATCAGCTTCCTGGTGCTGACCCTGTTCATCCTGCCCGCCATCCTCCAGGGGTCGAACCCGCTGGTCGTGGCCGTGGTCGGGTCGAGCGCCATCATGCTGATCGCCCTCTACATGTGTCATGGCCTGTCGGCCCGGACATCCGTGGCGGTGCTCGGCACACTGATCTCTCTGCTGCTGATCGGCATCCTCGGCTCCGTCTTCATCGACTGGGCCGCGCTCACCGGCAACACGGACGACAACACCGGTCTGATCCACGGGCTGTACCCGGAGATCGACATGAGCGGCCTGCTGCTCGCCGGCATCATCATCGGCTCGCTGGGTGTCCTCGACGATGTGACGGTCACCCAGACCTCGGCCGTGTGGGAGCTGCACGAGGCCAACCCCACGATGGGCTGGCGCGGGCTCTACCGGGCCGCTATACGCATCGGCCGCGACCACATCGCCTCGGTCGTCAACACCCTGGTGCTCGCCTACGCGGGTGCCGCGCTGCCACTGCTGCTGCTGTTCACGATCGCGGAGAGCAGCGTGGGCACGGTCGCCAACAGTGAGCTGGTGGCGGAGGAGATCGTGCGGACGCTGGTCGGGTCGATCGGCCTCGTCGCCTCGGTCCCGCTCACCACGGCCCTCGCCGCACTGGTCGTCTCTGCCGACCGCTCCGAGCGACAGCTCGCGGAGGCCGGCGGTCGGCCCGCCATGGCCGGAGGACCGTCGGCTCCGGGGCGTGGGGGGCGGGGGCGCCGTAGGAAGCGGTGA
- the thiC gene encoding phosphomethylpyrimidine synthase ThiC — protein sequence MTIKDARTPASSQDEQSQEAGKSIGWHKAYVEGSRPDLRVPVRQVHLTNGQSVTLYDTSGPYTDPLADTDVRRGLAPLRENWIISRGDTEEYAGRPVRPEDDGIKHTSPRGGNLRNLDAVFPGRPRLPRRGRDGQAVTQLAYARRGEVTPEMEYVAIRENVAPEVVREEIAAGRAVLPANVNHPEIEPMIIGKRFLVKVNANIGNSAVTSSIEEEVEKMTWATRWGADTVMDLSTGRNIHTTREWVLRNSPVPIGTVPLYQALEKVDGKAEELTWEIYKDTVIEQAEQGVDYMTVHAGVRLPYVPLTANRKTGIVSRGGSIMAAWCLAHHKESFLYEHFEELCEILAAYDVTYSLGDGLRPGSIADANDEAQFAELRTLGELNAIAKRHNVQTMIEGPGHVPMHKIKENIDLQQEICEEAPFYTLGPLTTDVAPAYDHITSGIGAAMIAWWGTAMLCYVTPKEHLGLPNRDDVKTGVITYKIAAHAADLAKGHPGAQDWDDALSDARFEFRWEDQFNLALDPDTAREFHDETLPAEPAKTAHFCSMCGPKFCSMKISQDIRRQHGGTKGEIEDGMAQKSKEFAAAGNRVYLPIAD from the coding sequence ATGACCATCAAGGACGCACGCACGCCTGCCTCCAGCCAGGACGAGCAGTCCCAGGAGGCCGGGAAGTCCATCGGCTGGCACAAGGCGTATGTCGAGGGCTCGCGCCCCGATCTACGGGTGCCGGTCCGTCAGGTGCATCTCACCAACGGGCAGTCAGTCACGCTGTACGACACCTCCGGTCCGTACACCGATCCGCTCGCCGACACCGACGTCCGCCGTGGTCTGGCCCCGCTGCGGGAGAACTGGATCATCTCCCGCGGTGACACCGAGGAGTACGCGGGCCGTCCGGTCCGTCCCGAGGACGACGGGATCAAGCACACCTCGCCGCGCGGTGGCAATCTGCGCAACCTCGACGCCGTCTTCCCCGGCCGGCCTCGCCTGCCGCGCCGCGGCCGGGACGGCCAGGCGGTCACCCAGCTCGCCTACGCCCGCCGCGGCGAGGTGACACCCGAGATGGAGTACGTGGCCATCCGGGAGAACGTCGCGCCCGAGGTGGTCCGTGAGGAGATCGCGGCGGGACGTGCCGTCCTGCCCGCGAACGTCAACCACCCGGAGATCGAGCCGATGATCATCGGCAAGCGGTTCCTGGTGAAGGTCAACGCCAACATCGGCAACTCCGCGGTGACGTCCTCCATCGAGGAGGAGGTGGAGAAGATGACCTGGGCGACCCGTTGGGGCGCCGACACGGTCATGGACCTCTCCACCGGCCGCAACATCCACACCACCCGCGAGTGGGTGCTGCGCAACTCCCCCGTCCCCATCGGCACGGTGCCGCTCTACCAGGCCCTCGAAAAGGTCGACGGCAAGGCCGAGGAACTGACCTGGGAGATCTACAAGGACACGGTCATCGAGCAGGCCGAGCAGGGCGTGGACTACATGACGGTCCACGCGGGCGTCCGCCTGCCGTACGTCCCGCTGACCGCCAACCGCAAGACCGGCATCGTCTCGCGCGGCGGCTCGATCATGGCCGCGTGGTGCCTCGCGCACCACAAGGAGAGCTTCCTGTACGAGCACTTCGAGGAGCTCTGCGAGATCCTCGCCGCCTATGACGTGACGTACTCGCTCGGCGACGGCCTGCGGCCCGGCTCGATCGCGGACGCCAACGACGAGGCGCAGTTCGCCGAGCTGAGGACGCTCGGCGAACTGAACGCCATCGCCAAGCGGCACAACGTGCAGACGATGATCGAGGGCCCGGGCCATGTGCCCATGCACAAGATCAAGGAGAACATCGACCTTCAGCAGGAGATCTGCGAGGAGGCGCCGTTCTACACGCTCGGCCCGCTGACGACGGATGTGGCCCCGGCCTACGACCACATCACCTCCGGCATCGGCGCCGCGATGATCGCCTGGTGGGGCACGGCCATGCTCTGCTACGTCACACCCAAGGAGCACCTGGGCCTGCCCAACCGCGACGACGTCAAGACCGGCGTCATCACCTACAAGATCGCCGCCCATGCGGCCGACCTGGCCAAGGGCCACCCCGGCGCACAGGACTGGGACGACGCGCTGTCCGACGCCCGCTTCGAGTTCCGCTGGGAGGACCAGTTCAACCTGGCCCTCGACCCGGACACGGCCCGCGAGTTCCACGACGAGACCCTCCCGGCGGAGCCCGCCAAGACCGCCCACTTCTGCTCCATGTGCGGTCCGAAGTTCTGTTCGATGAAGATCTCCCAGGACATCCGCCGTCAGCACGGTGGGACCAAGGGGGAGATCGAGGACGGGATGGCGCAGAAGTCGAAGGAGTTCGCGGCCGCGGGTAATCGCGTGTACCTGCCGATCGCGGACTGA
- a CDS encoding YybH family protein — protein sequence MTHSPSLPLATEAADHPHVFERAFNTFDPEVLDQVYEPDAGFVPHPGRLTTGTERLHANGEFLALRCPIRVAPRHTYVVGDLALLIVDFVIAGTAPDGSPVHLTGTATDVARRGRDGYWRYAIDNPFGVTEEPTTPAAPA from the coding sequence ATGACCCATTCCCCCAGTCTGCCGTTGGCGACCGAGGCCGCGGACCATCCGCACGTCTTCGAGCGCGCCTTCAACACCTTCGACCCCGAGGTCCTGGACCAGGTCTACGAGCCCGACGCCGGCTTCGTCCCCCACCCCGGCCGACTGACCACCGGCACGGAACGGCTCCACGCCAATGGTGAGTTCCTCGCCCTGCGCTGCCCGATCCGCGTCGCCCCGCGTCATACGTACGTCGTAGGCGATCTCGCGCTGCTGATCGTGGACTTCGTGATCGCGGGCACCGCCCCGGACGGCAGCCCGGTCCACCTCACCGGCACCGCCACGGATGTGGCCCGCCGCGGCCGGGACGGCTACTGGCGCTACGCGATCGACAACCCCTTCGGCGTGACCGAAGAGCCGACCACCCCCGCCGCCCCCGCCTGA
- a CDS encoding cupin domain-containing protein, with amino-acid sequence MKAFRLDELEAERAANEGAYLQFLRERNMSVGLYALNAGEHDPQRPHNQDEVYFVVSGRAAITVGMETTQVARGSVVYVPAGVAHKFHHISEDLRVLVVFSPPES; translated from the coding sequence ATGAAGGCTTTCCGGCTGGATGAACTGGAGGCGGAGCGCGCCGCCAACGAGGGCGCCTACCTGCAGTTTCTGCGGGAGCGGAACATGTCGGTCGGTCTCTACGCGCTGAACGCGGGCGAGCACGATCCACAGCGGCCGCACAACCAGGACGAGGTCTACTTCGTGGTGAGCGGCCGCGCCGCGATCACCGTGGGCATGGAGACCACGCAGGTGGCGCGGGGCAGTGTGGTGTACGTGCCGGCCGGGGTGGCCCACAAGTTCCACCACATCAGCGAGGACCTGCGGGTGCTCGTGGTGTTCTCTCCGCCGGAGAGCTGA
- a CDS encoding low molecular weight protein-tyrosine-phosphatase produces MTYRVCFVCTGNICRSPMAESVFRERVAEAGLDGLVEVDSAGTGGWHEGDPADPRTVSVLEEHGYDGGHTARQFRSSWFARLDLVVALDEGHLKALRRLAPTEQDAAKVRLLRSYDPSAGDDLDVPDPYYGGMEGFEECLEMVEAASTGLLEAVREAAQGRAA; encoded by the coding sequence ATGACCTACCGCGTCTGCTTCGTCTGCACCGGCAACATCTGCCGCTCCCCGATGGCCGAGTCGGTCTTCCGCGAGCGCGTGGCCGAGGCCGGTCTCGACGGCCTGGTCGAGGTCGACAGCGCCGGCACCGGCGGCTGGCACGAGGGCGACCCGGCCGACCCGCGCACCGTCTCCGTCCTGGAGGAGCACGGGTACGACGGCGGCCACACCGCGCGCCAGTTCCGGTCCTCCTGGTTCGCCCGTCTCGATCTGGTCGTGGCGCTCGACGAGGGCCACCTCAAGGCGCTGCGCCGGCTCGCCCCGACCGAGCAGGACGCGGCGAAGGTGCGGCTGCTGCGGTCCTACGACCCCTCCGCCGGCGACGACCTCGACGTGCCGGATCCGTACTACGGGGGCATGGAGGGCTTCGAGGAGTGCCTGGAGATGGTCGAGGCGGCGAGCACCGGGCTGCTGGAGGCCGTACGCGAGGCGGCTCAGGGGCGAGCGGCATGA
- a CDS encoding VWA domain-containing protein, which yields MTALSKGANLPVDATAVRVELTWSDGPGVPDVDASALLLTAAGRVRDDGDFVFYNQPHHASKAVSHLGKQRDAGTTTDTVTVEFGSLEPAVERIVLCASADGGTFGQVPGLKLRLVDERTRAELAHFVMEAGTETAFIGGELYLRQGKWKFRAVGQGYASGLAGLATDFGITVDEEEPAAPTPPQAAPVQPAPAAPVAPPAPMAPPAAPPAPTARPSTPPAASPSLTKGEERLPVDMRKRLDLRKKQVAVSLSKHGATGITARVILVLDASGSMSFLYSRGVVADVVERMAAVAAQLDDDGEMQAWTFASNPARLPDFSIGELPEWTRLHVRCGELSLFGGKKRKKGLEDSQVDMRSVGIQNEEQKVIAEVRDYVRRTPAAAPTLVLFFSDGGIYRNAQIEKELRAAVEEPIFWQFVGLGKSDYGVLERFDTMRGRRVDNVGFFAVDDISTVPDQELYDRLLSEFPRWTVAARDAGIF from the coding sequence ATGACAGCACTGAGCAAGGGCGCCAACCTTCCCGTGGACGCGACGGCTGTGCGTGTGGAGCTGACCTGGTCCGACGGTCCGGGCGTGCCCGACGTGGACGCCTCGGCGCTGCTGCTCACGGCGGCGGGACGGGTACGGGACGACGGCGACTTCGTCTTCTACAACCAGCCGCACCACGCCTCCAAGGCCGTGAGCCACCTCGGCAAGCAGCGGGACGCGGGCACCACCACCGACACCGTCACGGTGGAGTTCGGGTCGCTGGAACCGGCCGTCGAGCGGATCGTGCTGTGCGCCTCTGCCGACGGCGGCACGTTCGGTCAGGTGCCGGGGCTGAAGCTGCGGCTGGTCGACGAGCGGACCCGGGCCGAGCTCGCGCACTTCGTCATGGAGGCCGGGACCGAGACCGCGTTCATCGGCGGGGAGCTGTATCTGCGCCAGGGCAAGTGGAAGTTCCGGGCGGTGGGGCAGGGGTACGCGTCCGGGCTTGCCGGGCTGGCGACGGACTTCGGCATCACGGTGGACGAGGAGGAGCCCGCGGCCCCGACCCCGCCGCAGGCCGCGCCCGTACAACCGGCCCCCGCCGCGCCTGTCGCACCCCCGGCGCCGATGGCACCGCCCGCCGCACCCCCCGCGCCGACGGCGCGGCCCAGCACGCCTCCGGCGGCCTCCCCCAGCCTCACCAAGGGTGAAGAGCGTCTGCCGGTGGACATGCGCAAGCGGCTCGACCTCCGTAAGAAGCAGGTCGCGGTCAGTCTCAGCAAGCACGGCGCGACCGGGATCACGGCTCGCGTCATCCTCGTCCTGGACGCCTCCGGGTCCATGTCGTTCCTGTACTCCCGGGGCGTCGTCGCGGACGTCGTGGAGCGGATGGCCGCCGTGGCCGCGCAGCTGGACGACGACGGCGAGATGCAGGCGTGGACCTTCGCCTCCAACCCGGCCCGGCTGCCCGACTTCAGCATCGGCGAGCTGCCGGAGTGGACGCGGCTGCATGTGCGCTGCGGTGAGCTGAGCCTGTTCGGCGGCAAGAAGCGGAAGAAGGGCCTGGAGGACAGCCAGGTCGACATGCGTTCGGTCGGTATCCAGAACGAGGAACAGAAGGTGATCGCCGAGGTCCGCGACTACGTCCGCCGGACGCCCGCCGCCGCGCCCACCCTCGTGCTGTTCTTCTCCGACGGCGGCATCTACCGCAACGCCCAGATCGAGAAGGAGCTCCGGGCCGCCGTCGAGGAGCCGATCTTCTGGCAGTTCGTGGGCCTCGGCAAGTCCGACTACGGCGTCCTGGAACGCTTCGACACCATGCGCGGCCGACGCGTCGACAACGTGGGCTTCTTCGCGGTGGACGACATCAGCACCGTCCCCGACCAGGAGCTGTACGACCGGCTGCTCTCGGAGTTCCCGCGGTGGACCGTCGCCGCACGCGACGCCGGGATCTTCTGA
- a CDS encoding DUF5326 family protein: MGEIFAGLPWWVKWIAVPVIALVVFGGLIASVVGFVIGLLFKVLVFVALVGGLIYVVRKFTSSSSSRHDF; this comes from the coding sequence ATGGGTGAGATCTTCGCGGGACTGCCGTGGTGGGTGAAGTGGATCGCGGTGCCGGTCATCGCCCTGGTCGTGTTCGGCGGGCTGATAGCGAGCGTCGTCGGCTTCGTCATCGGGCTGCTGTTCAAGGTGCTGGTCTTCGTGGCCCTGGTCGGCGGACTGATCTATGTCGTACGGAAGTTCACGTCGAGCTCCTCCTCGCGGCACGACTTCTGA